The genomic window GCACCGACGCGGTCCGGCAACGGCCCGAGCGCCGCGTAGCCTTCCGAGCGCAGGTCCAACAGGACACCCGGGACGGCGTTCAACTCGCGGGCGACGGGCCCCGCCCAGTGCCGCTTGAGCACGAAGCCCGGGAGCCTGGAGTCGTGGGAGAGCCGATAGGCCGGAATGGGATCGAGCGCGCCGACCGGGCCGAGCAACGCCGAGTGCACGACCAGGTGCTGAGCGGCGAAGCGTCGGGCGTCTGCTGGGAGTGTGGCGGCTTCGAGCGCGTCGTACAGCACCCCCGTGTACCGGTCGATCGCCGGCATCGTCGCTGACGTCGCCGCCACGCGGTTGCGCTGGACCTCGCCGAGCTGCTTGGGGCCGAGCTTCAGAGCCTTCACCGTCGCAGCCTCATCGCCAGCGAGCGACACCAGGGCGTCGAGGCAATCGTTCCGGGACGAGGAGAGCCCTGGAAACCGCAGCAGGGCGGTGTCCAGGGCTCGTCCGTCGCCGCCGTCCCGCTTCGTCTCCGAAGGGGGAAGGAGGATCAGCACCGAATCAGGAGCTGGTCACGAGCGTGGCGTTGCCGGCCACGACGGTGACGGTGTTGTTCTCGACCGACAGGAAGCCGTCTTCAGCGTTCGCGACGATCTTCGAGCCGTCTTCGAGCGTGACACGGACCTCACCGGCGGCGAGGATGGCCAGCATCGGCTCGTGGCCGGGCAGGATTCCGATCTCGCCGTCGACGGTCTTCGCGATCAGCTGGCGTGCCGGGCCCGACCACACTTCGTGGTCGGCCGCGACGACGCTCACGGTCAGAGGAGCGGAGGCCATGACTAGCCGTTCTCCTTCTGGATCTGAGCCCACTTCTCTTCGACGTCGGAGATGGCACCGACGTTGAAGAAGGCCTGCTCGGCCACGTGGTCGAACTCACCCTTAGCGATGGCGTCGAACGACTCGATCGTCTCCTTGAGCGGAACGGTCGAACCCTCGACACCGGTGAACTTCTTCGCCATGTAGGTGTTCTGCGAGAGGAACTGCTGGATCCGGCGCGCACGCGACACCGTGATCTTGTCTTCCTCGGAGAGCTCGTCGACACCGAGGATGGCGATGATCTCCTGCAGTTCCTTATTCTTCTGGAGGATCTGCTTGACCGTGGTGGCGACGCGGTAGTGGTCGGCACCCAGGTAGCGGGGGTCGAGGATACGGCTCGTCGAGGTCAGCGGGTCGACGGCCGGGTACAGACCCTTCGACGCGATCTCACGGGAGAGCTCGGTCGTCGCATCGAGGTGCGCGAAGGTGGTCGCCGGTGCCGGGTCGGTGTAGTCGTCCGCGGGGACGTAGATCGCCTGCAGCGAGGTGATGGAGTGACCACGCGTCGAGGTGATGCGCTCCTGGAGGAGACCCATCTCGTCGGCGAGGTTCGGCTGGTAGCCCACGGCGGACGGCATGCGACCGAGCAGGGTCGACACCTCGGAACCGGCCTGGGTGAAGCGGAAGATGTTGTCGATGAAGAGCAGCACGTCCTGCTTCTGGACGTCGCGGAAGTACTCCGCCATCGTCAGCGCGGAGAGGGCGACGCGGAGACGCGTTCCCGGCGGCTCGTCCATCTGGCCGAACACGAGGGCCGTCTTCTCGAAGACACCCGCCTCTTCCATCTCGTGGATGAGGTCGTTGCCCTCACGGGTGCGCTCGCCGACACCGGCGAACACCGACACACCACCGTGGTCCTGCGCGACGCGCTGGATCATCTCCTGGATGAGGACGGTCTTGCCGACACCGGCACCACCGAAGAGGCCGATCTTGCCGCCGAGGACGTACGGCGTCAGGAGGTCGATGACCTTGATGCCGGTCTCGAAGAGCTGCGTCTTCGATTCGAGCTGGTCGAACGACGGCGGCTGGCGGTGGATCGGCCAGCGCTCGGTGATCTCGATCTGCTCGCCGGGCTCGGCGTTGAGCACCTCGCCGATGACGTTGAAGACCTTGCCCTTGGTGACGTCGCCGACGGGCACCGAGATGGGTGAACCCGTGTCGGTGACCTCCTGGCCGCGGACGAGGCCGTCCGTCGGGTTCAGGGCGATGGCGCGCACGAGGTCGTCGCCGAGGTGCTGTGCGACCTCGAGCGTGAGGACCATCGTCTGCTCGCCGATCACGACGCTGGTCTTCAGGGCGTT from Plantibacter flavus includes these protein-coding regions:
- the atpD gene encoding F0F1 ATP synthase subunit beta; translation: MTPTATAEQGAAEVKAGAVGRISRVTGPVVDIEFPHDAIPGIYNALKTSVVIGEQTMVLTLEVAQHLGDDLVRAIALNPTDGLVRGQEVTDTGSPISVPVGDVTKGKVFNVIGEVLNAEPGEQIEITERWPIHRQPPSFDQLESKTQLFETGIKVIDLLTPYVLGGKIGLFGGAGVGKTVLIQEMIQRVAQDHGGVSVFAGVGERTREGNDLIHEMEEAGVFEKTALVFGQMDEPPGTRLRVALSALTMAEYFRDVQKQDVLLFIDNIFRFTQAGSEVSTLLGRMPSAVGYQPNLADEMGLLQERITSTRGHSITSLQAIYVPADDYTDPAPATTFAHLDATTELSREIASKGLYPAVDPLTSTSRILDPRYLGADHYRVATTVKQILQKNKELQEIIAILGVDELSEEDKITVSRARRIQQFLSQNTYMAKKFTGVEGSTVPLKETIESFDAIAKGEFDHVAEQAFFNVGAISDVEEKWAQIQKENG
- a CDS encoding F0F1 ATP synthase subunit epsilon, which produces MASAPLTVSVVAADHEVWSGPARQLIAKTVDGEIGILPGHEPMLAILAAGEVRVTLEDGSKIVANAEDGFLSVENNTVTVVAGNATLVTSS
- a CDS encoding YaaA family protein, whose product is MLILLPPSETKRDGGDGRALDTALLRFPGLSSSRNDCLDALVSLAGDEAATVKALKLGPKQLGEVQRNRVAATSATMPAIDRYTGVLYDALEAATLPADARRFAAQHLVVHSALLGPVGALDPIPAYRLSHDSRLPGFVLKRHWAGPVARELNAVPGVLLDLRSEGYAALGPLPDRVGAVYLRVLTVGDDGRRRALNHFNKQGKGRFTRALLEAGVDHPDVDSLLDWARSTGWVLDVHARADDGRATELALVV